Within Vicia villosa cultivar HV-30 ecotype Madison, WI linkage group LG1, Vvil1.0, whole genome shotgun sequence, the genomic segment ATTTTGTGGTGCATACCGGTAATTTGCTTAGGAAATTctttatttttcacatttttataACAGCGATAAAATTGGATTAAAAAATTGAGGGTGACAAGTTAATTTCTCGTAATTCTGAATACATACAAATGCTCCTTCTGGCTCTAGCCTctctgtttttttttctcttaatcAATTTGCACTTTTACTATGATGAATTTGATACatgtataaataaattattaaatatgtattttataagtaatatatatatatatatatatatatatatagagcatatcaagtgagagtattttataatgagagatgagaggaataaatatcaatcattagattcatcaagagagagaagattaatgcattaatgtggctattaatttctctctcttgatgaatccaatagtTGGTATTTATTCCtcctccctatatatatatatatagaggtagTTATTAGTAGTTTAGGAAGTTAAGAAATTACTTCGTCTTTTAATTATTAGAAagtttaaatgcacttttgatttttgaaagttagcgagttttttatttttgtttcagtAAATCTTTTTTTGGgcttgagtccctatatttcacttttgcATTCGTTTGTCTATAAAATCAAAATCCGGAGAAAAATTCGCAGAAAACCTGCAGACTTTCCTGCGAATTTTGACTTGACTCAAACCAAAAAACAAAACTTACAGTGgcaaaaatcaaaaactcgctaacttacctTCTAGGGAGACATATTCTTTCTGCTgtatcactttctatcagaattcACTAAACATTGTCTATTGTCCAGACTACTGCCATTTTAAAGCTCCTCTGCTGAATTATATggtatttgatttaaattagatGTCGTTTCTTTTATTCGTAAACAAATTAGTAATAATCACAAGGTAATCACACAGCCGTGAGATAATGACATCCAACATATCAATATCAACTTTTTTCATTTGAGCCAAGATTTACTAACAAATTAGTTCTTGTTTTAAAGAGAAATAAAACAAATGACATTTTATAGCTTTAATGCAGTattattttctcttaattttgtACTCAAACAAATACTATGTGCATTAGTTCTACATGTCAAACTCGAACTTCAGAAATTGAGTTCTCTATAGTCTATTCTTACTAGTTACACACCCTTTTTTTTTGGCCTCAGATTTCACTCTTTATCACAAACAACTCAAATACTTCAGTTcagagaaaagaaaaacaaaaggaaatatAGTTCAAAGACAGTAAACAAAATTTTTCCTTTATTTCTTGTCTCGTAACAAATTTGGAGGATCTCTTTCCTCAAGAATGTCAACTAAGAAAAGTCAAAATCATTGGTTATTCTGATTACCATTTCCCATTTCATTCAATGGATATGCTTCAAAAATATTAATCCAACCTAGCTGATGAGGAGCCAagtaataattattaaaacagaacAACATATGCTAATTAATCAGTTGGGCCAATCATTTTTTCAGGCACCACAAGTTTGTCGAAATCTTCAGAGCTCAGTACTCCAAGCTTCAATGCAGCTTCCTAAACAATCATTTCCATTTCAATATTTCAGAAAACTTGTTAGAATAGCATTTAGAAATCATTAATAGGAATAAATTCATCCATACAAACAATACTACAGTCAATAACACACTCCGATCAATATAAGAGTTGAAATGGTACTTGCAGGAGTAAAtgcttataaaataaaatttgttaagAACTAATGtcaatttcttttaaatattCATTGAGAGGTCAAAATACTGAAGACAAACAGAAAAATAAGAATAACAAGGCATCATTACCTTAAGTGTAGAACCCTCTTTGTGGGCTGTCTTAGCAACTGCAGCTGCTTTGTCATAACCAATTTTCTGAAACAGACAAATTAAATTCAGTTCCAAACCTATGGGAAATTTAGTAAGTGACTGGGATAAGGCAGGAAGAAACTTACCGGGTTCAAGGATGTGACCAACATTAGTGACTGAAAGGTGAATGAAAAGTGAAACAACAGCATACATTAGATACGGGTTTGGAGATTTGATACAGGAAATttgtttcaaaattcaaataagtCATTAACTCACCTCATGCAATAACTTTGAAATTCTTTCTCTATTAGCTTCAATACCTCTTACACAATTCTTTTCAAAGGAAGCAGATGAATCTCCAAGCAGTCTCACTGACTACagaatcaaaataaatattgtgACTATTTAAGTACATCTTTAAGGTATTCCATTTTTCATAATTCGgaatcaaaacaaaagccaacagGTGCCCGTTCGTTCACACACCCTAGATTTATCTTCTTTTTTGGGGCATTACCATATCATAATATAACCATGTCATCACAAAGACACATAACATAAGCAGCTTAAACAAACATAACATATCTGAAGTATTGTTCCTTCCCATTTTATACTTTACCAACATAGCAAAGAGTTTGTTTAACATTCTAACCAAGTGTATCTTACTTGCATCTGAAAAATATGTCAGCCAAACTGCCTGAGCCCTGAGGGGAATTATAGAATTTAACCTATGCTTCAATGCCCTAAGCTTAGTGCTGCATCAACAGTTTTTCTTTCTATACTAACTACTAAGAGATATACACTAAGCTTTTTACCAACCTAGAATTAGGTAACATATTTAAGCATATTTAAAGCTACCCAAAAGTTCCTCGTTTTCGTGATGTATAAACTAGAAATAACATAATAGCAAGACAAAGGATAGGAAACATACATGCAGGAGACAACTGGCAATCACTGGCTTGTATACATTGAGCTCAAAATGACCATTTGACCCTCCCACTGTGATTGCAACATGGTTTCCCATGACCTGAAACACATGGATCATAATATCTATTcagaaatttataataaaagagcACCAATAACGATTATTCAACACTCAAGGaacttcaacagtgacttccagaTATCAAAGCTCTAACAACGAGACTATTCCCCCCTTGCATACGCAGCCTTATGCTAAAAACTCTTCACCCCCTCTTCAGCTTAGCACTTCCCTCCCGATATTACTAGCGACACACTCTTTCTTCTAACAAACTTCAACCACCTAACTAACATAACTGGCTCTCTCACACAAGCTTGCCAACTTGTCCTGTTTCTTTCAGTTTTTCTTAGTGAAACTGTAAAGTGTAAACTGCCAATAGCCCAATACTTTATGCGTCACAACCCATCTTTTTCTGCATTATGTTAGTCACCGTATAATTAAAATTGTGACACTTTACTACAAGTCCTATAAACTGTCTGGTAATCAATACTCCACAAGTCAAAACTCACAACACAAGTATTTTAATGAAATTAAGAGTGAATTGATGACTACCTGTGCACAGACCATAGTCAAAGCCTCACACTGGGTAGGGTTAACCTTCCCCTGAAACAGAATAAGGTTGTGGCATAGAATCAAATCTCAATTCCAAGGCTAGCAAAATAATATGCTATAGGcagtaacaataaaaaaaaaaagtgttttgtgACAAATGTATATTCAGTAAGCATGAGGATCTTACAGGCATAATACTGCTTCCTGGTTCGTTTTCAGGAAGAATGAGTTCACCAAGGCCGCAACGAGGACCACTACAATAGGATAAAATTAATAAGACCCATGAAAGAACAGATTACTACGCAAAAACGTGCATACAATCATATAAAAGCAATTTGTCGGTCAGATTTCTAGCATTCTACCTTCCTAATAACCGTATATCATTAGCAATCTTCATTAAAGAAGCTGCAACTGTGTTAAGGGCTCCACTAGTTTCAACAAAAGCATCATGGGCAGCCTGCAAAAGGAGAATATGAGCACACTGCAAGCCAATGTTTCTCTGCATGTGATGCTAAACGCCAAGATTTGTGAAAAATGCTAGTGCAATGAAAAATAGCATGAGAAAAATTAAAGACaaggaaaataattttttttagcaaCTTACCAGGGCCTCAAACTTATTTTCTGCTGTTACAAATGGCAGATGTGTTTCCTCAGCTACTGCAGATGCTATCTTAACATCAAACCTGAATATCATCCAGCAAATTATCACTGTTTAaccaaatttatttcttttagttAAACCACAAATGTTTTCCTCAGCTTAAACTGGCCGGCCTAGTGTCTCTATTTTCGTGATAAATTAAACTCATAGCATATCCATAAGATCTTCAGCTAAAATTTAGTCTAATTTCTAACAATCACATCCATAATAATTTAAATCCAATCATGCAAAATGCACATGCACATCTGTTCTGGTAAAGTCCATTACTTTTAGGTATTTGATGATAGTAAGAAACAAGTGCTCGAAAAAAAGCTCATATCAAATATAATATGCCAAAaggaatgaaaagaaagaagctaTAACATTCGTTTTGGTAGCTTTCAAATAAGAATATACAAATATAAAACAATAGGAAATATAAGAAGAACAAGCGCTTAGCCATCAGGAAGCATGCATACCCCTTCTTTGTATTCAATCCAGTTCCTACAGCCGTACCACCCTGGGCGAGCTGCTCAAGTAACAACTACTCAGTCAGAACTCTGGAAGAATACATGTGAAGAACAAGCATTTAACATTTGTGTTTGAGTATCAAACCTGATACATGCGTGGCAAACTGCTAATCACACGATCAATACTATACTTCACCTGTCAATATATGAAAAATTTATCAGAAACAACTCCCTATAAATTGTCATGAATTTACAAAGCATACTAATGTTAAACAAAATACATGTCATCATAACCAAATAAAAGCAGGCTTACTTGTGTAGTATACCCACTAAACTCCTGTCCGAGAGTCAAAGGTGTAGCATCTTGAGTATGAGTGCGTCCAATCTTAACAATATCTTTGAACTCAGTTGACTGGTAAAatggtttttttaaaaacaaaagcaGAGAGTTAATACTGATATAGCAAACAGTGATAAATGGCATTAAAAATAAACCAATTACAACACAAGTGTCTCCAGTTTATAAAGTTCCAGCTTAGAGGCTAAGAGATAGAAAGATTTTATGAAAGTTAAAAGGTCTCTAAGATGTTTCCTGTCACAATATATTATTTGGAAATGGAAACTGCATACATGATAGACCAAAACAAGAAGTAACAGACTATCATTTTGTTTATCATGCCAGGATTCAACCAAGGGAGACCAGTATGGACAAGTATGAACAATATCACATTGGATCCCTAATATGGCCAGAGCCATAACAAAAACAGGTAAGGTGAACAACATGTTAACCTGCCATGATTTTCACATTTATATTAAGATTTTTGCGGTACTATGAAAGAAGTGTGTCGGGTTTGTAAACTACTAAGGTTCACGTCTAACCAAGATGGCACTTGATTTAACAATAGTGGGGTGAGCTGTGCTGAACTAATAAGAAAACTTAAAAACACTGAAATAAACTGGAACATTAAATACAGTTTTCTTAGTTTGAAATTGTTTGGTTAATTGTGGTACATAAATAATTCAACAAACTACAGAAATAATTTAACATTAGACTCATAGAGCCCCTCCACTGCCTCGATTATCTATAGAAACTAGACATTCATAGAGCCCCTCCACTTTCACAATCATCTATAGACATTCATAGAGTCCCCCATTGCCGTGTCAAAAGTCTTATACCCTCATGCAGCCACACGCACAAAAATTGCTAAATTGTAACTGCCATACCCATACTTAGGATCACAGCAATGTAAGATGACGGGGGAGaaggtttggttcagttttctaTACGCATTATAAGTTATAACTTGTCTTAACATATGAACTAGAATTCAAACCTTTGCGTTAAGTGTAGAATGTAATGTTTTCAAGCTGGGGATTAGTCTTGAGTTCAATTCCAGTCCCGCAGCAATGTGCATCACCTGGAAAGAGGGAAACAAACGCATATTACAGAAATACGAAACAGTTTACAAGGAATTGCACAACACAGAGAGATTAATAAGAAATTTCTGTAGATGAAATTGCTCAAGATATACAAAAAACTTACCGTTGGAAATGTATCATTCGAAGATTGAGATCTATTGACATGGTCATTTGGGTGCACAAACTTCTCACCACGCTTATGGCCCAGAATCTCTGATGCTCTGTTTGCAATAACCTGAAAAATAGTTCAAACACAAACTTTCTTATTTCATAATAGGTCAATGAGTTAGTGATCAAATAGATGGAAGGTTTATGTAAGTCAAATAACCCTCACTGCCCAAACAAAACAGAAACTGGGAAAAACTAAATAGATTCTCAATTCTTTGACACAGTTATCTAAAAAGTCTACAAAACTAAGATCCTTAAGCACGATGCATAATATTTTGCATAACAAGACCTTTAGGATCGGTACAGCATACAGTAGTACTGAGAGTACAATTTGGAAAAATAGTTTAAATAAACAATCATAAAATAAACAATCATCATATACTAAGTGCATatctataaattatttttataatcataAAAGTTGCACACTGTTTTCACAAGCTATCGTACAAGACTAATTAAAATGAGCAAAAGCAACATACAAACATGATATAGACCCTGTTTGGATCGACAACTTAACTAAACACTTATAGTATAAGCCATTACTATACAAGTGCTTATGTATAAACTCTAACAAAAAGATTAAATAAATCCAAACTGTACTCATATAAGCTATATGTTGTTTTCATAAGCTATTCTAAAAACTTGTAAAAATAAGCTGCAAACAGCTTACGAACATGTCGTAAGTTGTTTGTACAAGCTCTACCAACTAGTCTCATAGTTCTCATTCCAATAGATAAACCCGGATCAACCCACCAACCAACAAAAAAAACCCGTAAAACATTTTCATTAACCCTTCCAAAGACTTTCACGTGTACTTATATCATCAAATAAgccaaattaaaaaaatcaaactcaGAATTTAGCTTCAAAATAACCTCATTAGCATTCATGTTACTCTGAGTGCCACTGCCAGTTTGCCAAACAACAAGTGGAAAATGATCATTTAGCTTCCCCTCAGCAACCTCTTGCGCCGCCTGCATGATAGCTTTCCCAATGGTAGGATCAAGACCATACTCCATGTTAACCTACATCACATCACAACACCAATTCACCTATTAAATCCATACAATAACACAATTTTCAATATAAAAAACTAAACACAGCTAAAAGAATAACCAATGATTTGAAATTAAACCTTAGCGGCACATTTTTTCAAGATGCCGAACGCACGAACAATTGGTTCAGGCATGCGTTCACGGGAACCGCCGATATCGAAATTCTGCAAAGATCTCTGAGTCTGTGCTCCCCATAATCTAACGAAACATAAACAAAATCAGATGAATGAATGAAAATCAGGATCgaaatggaagaagaagaagaagaagaagaagaagaagaagaagaagaagaaggagaaagatTAACAAACTTGTCGGAGGGAACTTGAATGGGTCCAAAGGTATCTCGTTCTTCCCTGAATGAAGAGGATGAGTAGAGCGAAGTAAAACGCAAGGAGAGGAGTGTCGTTGAGGTTGATCTACTTGATAAACGACGCGAGAGCACGTACAACGCCATTGTTTGATTACGGTGGTGGATGGCGATAGAGACGCCGGAGAGAAATGGAGTAGTCGATCAGGGTACGCGACGCAGCGGTCTTGTTGGAAGTTGTACTCAACTTTTTACTTTTTGGTTTAGAGTATGGCACGAACCTAAATCCTCATGGAACAACCAAtggaacaaccaataagaaataatattttttaaatttattttaattttaattttgtttttaattgaatttgtggggtggttgagattatgaacgagagaaaaatcagtatttattttttaattaattaaaattatgtaattgattgtgtgtaaaacaatttcttaggtATGTGTCCACTAAGAATTTTCCTAGAATATGTGCATAACTCGTCTATTTGGTTCTGTGGTGACAAAAATTTATTTTGagttaattaattatgtaaaattgaCTTCGGATAAAAGTATGTTAAATGTAAAGTACTTTATGTTTGAAGAAATTCttgcaaaagtgagttgaacaataaattttagtgtaaaaatcACGTTTGATCAAAAGCTACAAATCATAACTTCATGTAAAATTAATTCTAGAAAGCATAATCAATTCTGCTTGAGATCAACCAAATacttcaaaaacaattttaaatatctcaaacgtgaaaccaaacataaatttaaattcaatatattttaatttgtaataaaatagaagaaacaaaattaaccaatcgttagttggtccagtggtgattggcgctggacttggtaggtcgaaccacggttcgatcccccgcaactgcgatcgggagggggacagaaccacttgatgccagaactcgcacccgaactacggcgctctgattcctgaaaaggatacctaggcattaggtcgcggggcctaagcgagcacaactatttataaaccttttttccccgtattttcttttctttcatttgcatgcattcccttagtatttaagctttagatttatacaccctttagatagcaacaaacataggtggataccatcgagtacgatgggcgtgaggggtgctagcaccttccccttgcgtaaccgactcccgtaccctatctctggtcgaaagacctcgttcttattcatcctaggttttctgatattcctctccctctttgggataaatatattggtggcgactctgtctattttcgcgagcgtgcgacagctggcgactctgctggggacgtcagacctattgcgggtccgtacttagcgagtcgatcctagcctttgtttgttgtttgttttttgggtgtgcttatatattgtttatgttttgcattgtttactttatgcttgcatatcatatttattttctcgcattctggactatattatgggcccccgtgggggccacatatttttctgtttgtctttgcaggtggggggttttgtgaggtaaaaggcccactacccaggccagtgacacataggattagcgtggatgctcatgttgactcccgtagcgcttgctatgatcgagcttgacatgggggtaccacaactgggcgaggttctttcatggaacaccgtgtctggcacgcttgttgcctcaaacactttgtaccccatgggaactgtagaccctggtgaccattagggaccacttgtccgtgtctagactacatacccgtgagattgggatgggacaggaaacttgaccttcatcatacccggatttctgctatttaataaaaggcgtcgaacctttgatcctgggacatttgacttatacagaagttctacatcagttatctatcagaatcaacgtcgaacctctgaatctgtaaggttcgaccttatttgacttatgcacaagctatttatccagaaagccacgtcgaacctctgaacctggagggttcgaccatatcttattgaccgtgagaagttgttatccaagaggctttgatccttgatcctgatttatgatacatttgcatcttcattaacattttgcatccatgcatatgcatccatggttaccaagactcttacctccTACCTCTTCATCAGatcaagacgattcctcgacgCCAATGGCTGACAAAAGGTCACAAACAAAGATTCATGGGGGATTataaacaagatcaagctactatcaaaGAACCCCCACGCCTCCTTAGGGGAGCACCTTCTACCAATGGAGCCTAAAGAATTTGTGTTtctcagagaacatttcatttgcatcagaataaggccaatcttgccattgtttagatttctcaagcactttcaattgtattacttttgttgttatcaagtactattcattgtaagaaactcattctgtttgaataaataaaaataatgcaatatacatgtttttctcaaatcatttcatctttgtcattatgttcattgatattcaactcatttgtcttaagcaactaaaaaagggagaatgatgaaaatcaaaaatacATGAACTACTAACGTTATGCTTTTGGAataagatcctgctgacgatgtacaggcattgtttcaattcctaaacaccggagttataagggagtgaaaccttcgtcaacccctttgagcctaaggagtagtagtttcttttcaaaaaaataataataatacaaaacctcaattttaaccaggggcagggtagtcttcagctagtgcaaccgagcgctcaactttcaggtattccatcggAGGATCCACCATATtccatctctcacaacaaaagaagaagagcactatccacaatggatgtttctcattcactaagaagaaggcagtcacaaccttttcttcaagtcaatcacaaaaatcatacaacttgttcccgatcGAGGCaaaaaaaaaggaatgaaaagaaagtattgaatcatgatcaaaaagaaagaaacaatagcccgctaa encodes:
- the LOC131643943 gene encoding fumarate hydratase 1, mitochondrial — translated: MALYVLSRRLSSRSTSTTLLSLRFTSLYSSSSFREERDTFGPIQVPSDKLWGAQTQRSLQNFDIGGSRERMPEPIVRAFGILKKCAAKVNMEYGLDPTIGKAIMQAAQEVAEGKLNDHFPLVVWQTGSGTQSNMNANEVIANRASEILGHKRGEKFVHPNDHVNRSQSSNDTFPTVMHIAAGLELNSRLIPSLKTLHSTLNAKSTEFKDIVKIGRTHTQDATPLTLGQEFSGYTTQVKYSIDRVISSLPRMYQLAQGGTAVGTGLNTKKGFDVKIASAVAEETHLPFVTAENKFEALAAHDAFVETSGALNTVAASLMKIANDIRLLGSGPRCGLGELILPENEPGSSIMPGKVNPTQCEALTMVCAQVMGNHVAITVGGSNGHFELNVYKPVIASCLLHSVRLLGDSSASFEKNCVRGIEANRERISKLLHESLMLVTSLNPKIGYDKAAAVAKTAHKEGSTLKEAALKLGVLSSEDFDKLVVPEKMIGPTD